The following proteins are encoded in a genomic region of Thiomonas sp. X19:
- a CDS encoding DsbC family protein → MKFRCIAATLLLAASTVFASASQAQSTADVRKALSKVLPNFPASAQIIKTPYAGLYEVDLGDRVFYTDSTGTFLFAGEILDTKNGINITKTRVEELRKIKWSELPLKDAFKVVYGNGKRQLAVFEDPYCPYCHQLNKTLEKMSNMTVHVFLFPVIRPESPAKARDIWCAADKGKAWEAWMNDQKEPPQAPASCATPLQANLALGQKLGVESTPTMFLENGQRITGAVDAAEIDKRLAMK, encoded by the coding sequence ATGAAATTTCGCTGTATCGCCGCCACCCTGTTGCTCGCCGCCAGCACCGTGTTCGCCAGCGCCAGCCAGGCGCAGAGCACGGCGGATGTGCGCAAGGCGCTGTCCAAGGTGCTGCCCAACTTCCCCGCCTCGGCGCAGATCATCAAGACGCCCTACGCCGGCCTGTACGAAGTGGACCTCGGCGACCGCGTGTTCTACACCGATTCCACCGGCACCTTCCTCTTCGCCGGTGAAATTCTCGACACCAAGAACGGCATCAACATCACCAAGACGCGCGTCGAGGAGCTGCGGAAAATCAAGTGGAGCGAGTTGCCGCTGAAAGACGCGTTCAAGGTGGTCTACGGCAACGGCAAGCGTCAGCTCGCCGTGTTCGAAGACCCTTACTGCCCCTACTGCCATCAGCTCAACAAGACGCTGGAGAAAATGAGCAATATGACGGTGCATGTGTTCCTGTTCCCCGTCATTCGCCCCGAGTCGCCCGCCAAGGCGCGCGACATCTGGTGCGCCGCCGACAAAGGCAAAGCCTGGGAAGCCTGGATGAACGACCAGAAGGAGCCGCCGCAAGCCCCCGCAAGCTGTGCCACGCCGCTGCAAGCCAACCTTGCCCTGGGCCAGAAGCTGGGTGTCGAAAGCACCCCCACCATGTTCCTGGAAAACGGCCAGCGCATCACCGGCGCGGTGGACGCTGCCGAGATCGACAAGCGCCTGGCGATGAAGTGA